From the Colletotrichum lupini chromosome 1, complete sequence genome, the window TCAATCATTGTAACTGCAACCATGACACAAGACCTCGAGACCGAGTGTCACCTACAATGTCAACAGCATAACCTTTCTGGAATGGTGGGAGAGCAGCCTCACTTCCCCAGATTCCCATAAACTCACCAAGATTCACAAAGGCCACCGTCATGTTGCATTCCACAAGGCTCAAACAAGAAAAGTGACGTAACACAAAAGACGTGTCTTTTCTCTTTGGATTCTATCCTGCGAAATTCTTTGTCTGATCTGTCCTGTCTACCGGGGAATCCCAGAGTCCAATCCCCAAAAATCATCTTTCTGTCCGTCCCACTCTATCCTCTTTTTGCTAGTCTGGTTGCCCAAAGCCACAGAGGGGGAAACACCCAAAACCAttggaaaaaaaagaacctCTAGTCCAAATCCCCATTTCTTTTGGTTTGTTCCTGTTGACTCCTGAAACTACCTTGCCTGCTTTGAGAACAAACACTTGCGCGAGAGAGAAATGATGACTGACAGACGAAAGTCAAGAGGGCTGAATGGGTGCTGTGCGACCCTTGGACCACTGGGGGGTATAGTCCCGGAAGACTTTTGTCGGATCGgtaaaaggaaaaaaaaaagcaatGACACTAAGAAATCGGCACGAAGTCGCCATAGTGTAGGCGACCATGTCGGAGCAATGATGCTGGTTCCACTGGTATCACGTCTGCCCATGGCAAATTTACCATCTGTGTGGACCAGCGATGCTCTTCATCGTAGCTGCATGACAGGACGCAGCCCGCAAGCTCAAGACTCGCCAGGTACATGCCAGACCTACCCTAAGGCGACGCAACAAAGCAAAGCCCGGGGAATGGCCACATTGATGTATGGGCTTAGTAGCAAGTGTAACCACCATCGATAATGACGTTGGAGCCAGTCATGAAGCTGGAGGCATCAGAAGCCAGGAAGACGCAGAGACCGTTAAGGTCGTCGACAGCACCAAGGCGGTCCTGGGGAGTCAGGGACTTCCAGATCTTCTTCTGGGCGTCAAGGGCAGGGACTCGGTTGAGGGCAGTGTCCATGTAGCCAGGGGAAATGCAGTTGACGCGAATGTTGTACTTGGCCCACTCAGCAGCAAGGGACTTGCCAAACTGAATGACACCAGCCTTGGAGGCGTTGTAGCAGGACTGCTCCTGGGGGTAGTTGACAATGCTGCCAGACATGGAGGCGACCAGGATGATGGAGCCAGGCTTGCCAGCCTTCATCATGGCGCGACCAACAGCCTGGGACATGAGGAAAGAACCAGTCAGGTTGATGTCGATAAGACGGCGGAACATGGCGGGGTCGTAAGTCTCGGCCTTGATGTTGGAGCTGTTCAAAAGAAGAAGTGTTAGTGGGTCTCGCTAAGCGACAAGGGGCGAATGCTCAGGTGCTATGCGTTTTGTGCACGCTGCATTATGGGGATTATGACGTACTCAGCGATACCGGCAGAGTTGACCAGAACATCAGGAGCGCCGTAGAGCTCAACCACGGAGTCGACTGCAGCGTTAATGGCAGCGCCGTCACGGACATCCACCTTAAAGAAGGTGACGGGCAAGCCAGTCTTCTGGTGCAGCTCGGCAGCAGCCTCGTCACCCAACTCCTGGTTGGCATCGAAGATGACCAGGGCCTTGGCACCAGCCTCAGCGCAGGCACGAGCCATGTAGTTACCCAGACCACGGGCACCACTGTGAACAGGAAGTTAGTCGTGATGTTGTTTGACAGCTCTTGTTTTTTTAGGGCGAAATAATCAATTGAAGCAATGATCTCGCAATTGACGGCAATTGAAGGGGAGAAACGTACCCAGTGACCACAATGGTCTTGCCCATGACAGAGAGCTTCTGCATCATGGGAGGCATGGAGTCGAAGGTCTTACGGGTGAGGGGGACGACATCGTCATTCTCAGGGCCGGGAACAGGGGACTCGGTGGGAGGGCGAGAGTCGTGCTCGCGGACGGGAATGGAGAAGTGGTCGGATTGACCAGTGCCCTTAGCATCGGGAGCGTAGACAGAGACAGGAACCTCCTTCTCGCTGACAACGTCGCTCTTGAAGGCGCGAGCAGAGACGGAGAAGGGACGGGCAGCCTGGCTGCGGATGGCGACGCGGGGAGCGAAGCGGGCGGTAAGACGGAAGGCAGAGCGAGCGGCAGCCATTTTTGCGATCGGTCAGGTGGTGATGAGTAGGATACGAGGTAGGATTGTTTATGGTAGGGAGGAGGGAAAGAGTTGGTCAACGCGAGAAAGGTCTTGACCGGTGATGAAGGTGCGAAGATGGAGGAGAGTCGCAGAGATTCGCAGAAGTCGAGCTTGATGGGAAGAAAAACAATGATGGAATGCGAATGTGggtgggaaaaaaaaagttggACGGGCAAGCAAGTGGAAGGAAGTAGGTGTCCAAGTTGATATAGGTAGGTCCAAAGGGGGGAAAGGGAAGGTGTGGCCCGTGTAAGCTACCTAAGGTAAGGAAGGAAGGGACCGGCAGTCGAGACGGTCCAAGTGAGGTAAGCTTGGGAAGGTACAGTACGGTATTCGTAGCGTAAGAAAAGGTAGCTGAAGTGGAGGTACCTTGTGTTCGCCGGCGCAGGATGATGTGAGGCAGAACGAAGAGTTGGTGGTTTATTGTGCGTGCCTCACCTTAAAACGTTGATCACCCAGCTACCTTGCCTTACGCTGAGCTGAAGTGGAGGAGAGCTGTCCGTATCGGTACCGTCACTAAGGTAGCTTCGTACCTTCCTAGTGTTGCAAGTGATGGACGTGGAGATTCTGAGCGTGGCGTGCGGCGATTGCGGAACCGTTCTAGTGCGCGCCAGGGGTCccagtttaaaaaaaaaaataaaacaaATATCTAATCACTCCATCCATGAGAAATTCCTGGTGCTGGAGCTCATGTGGGCGTCGACGCGGTGAATGGCATTGTTTCGGCCAGTCGGGATGGCGATGCTGGCTGGGCGAGACGGGCAATTGGGTGACCTGGGCACACCCACTTCCAACATGACTGCGGCTCTACTCTGTTAAGAGACTGCAGATGCTGCATACAGGGGTTGTGGCCACGGGGGTTCTCTCGCTCGGGATTGGGGGCAACAAGATGCAGAGAACACCACCTCACACCACGCGCTTGGGCGACCACGAAGCGGGAAGCACCTGGATTGGCCTTGCCTGGCCAGCTCGCGGGATGAATCCGAACGCTACAGATCCGGCGAGCGTCACCTTACGCTTGGCAGGAGACGGAAGGTTTCGAAGCATTCGAAACAGCGGTGATTGtgagtaggtaggtactccGTCAACCTGTATCCGCATACGAAGTACTAATTGAGGCTTGATAGAAATGGCAGGGCGATGCGACTGAAAGGGGTCCCGCCCTTTCCCAGCGTCCCTACCTGGTTCCTTGAGGCCAGTTTCCATGAGCGTGTCAGTTTCCAGGACACCTCTCAGCGTCCTAATGGCAAGAGCGGCCCCCATGGTGACCCTAGCAAGGTGTTTGTTTGGCAATCTGGCCGTACTTTTGCACCGAACGGCAGCACCAATACCTTTGGGTTCAGCATCCCATGGAAATCTGGTGTGGACGGGAGTGTGGTGTGGAAGCTGGGATGGTCGACGCTAGCAATGAGGTGTGGAGTGCAGCTTGCAGGCCTGGTGGGTGGCGGCTACTCCGTCCTGCACCTTGCCCGGCTTCCTGTCCGTCAAGCCATCCGGGATGTCTTAGCGTAGAGGACCCCCATGTGAATCCACTCTACCGTAAAATGGGGCCAAGTTGAGAGATCCTGGATATCTACTGTAGCGTTTGAAAAGGTGCAAATACGTCACCGCTGCTTGTTTGACCCGCCGCACGTCCGCCGCCTCACACCCGCCGCCACAACTCAAAGAGCAGACGAGACGAAAGATCAGAATTGGTTGAGTCTGTCGAGCTCATGAGCTTGCTCATGGTCCCTGAGTCTTGACAATGAGGCTATCAACATACTGCATGAATGTCGGGTCACGGTGACAGCGCATCCGACTGCACCTTGCCGGTCCGATGGGTCTAGATGGGATGAAAGTCGCCGCTGTTGTTATCTTTGCGACCAAAGGCAagcgaaaaaaaaagagaggatGCCAAAGCTTAAGTCCAAGTCGCTTTGCCGTTGCTTATTGTGTGTACTGAAGATAAGGCTATGATACCAAGGTCACCAGCACCGCAAGCGCATTCCGTAAGTTTAGGTATGGAGGGGAACTGCGTCTCGGGCGTCATTTCCTAGGCCATGGTGTTGGAAGATGTAAAACAACGACATGTCGCGCTGCAACAATTATATGGGGGCCCTGCTTGGTGACAGCAACTCTCCGACTGAGCCGACAGTGCTGAAAATTGCTCTCTTCGTCTTGTCATCTCATATGGGAATTGGTTCCCAAGCCATGCCCTCTGTCAGGTATTGTGTGTCGGATGCCGATTCTTACAGAGTTGTGTCCCCGTATTCGATGGTCGATGAGCCCCCCTCCATTATGTCAGTCTCATCCGGACGAGTCTCCAACATCTGTCAGCTTCAGTCGTCAACTCTGTAGGCTGACCGGTGCACTTTTGCATCATAACCATTGTCTACATGTCAGAAGGACCCACAACGGCCACTTTTAGCTGTAACTCCACAGATAATGACGGGCTTTGCGGACCCCTATTTCTTACGGATCTGAGTTGATGCAGCAGGTGTGACGATTCAGGATTACTCCAGTCTGCCAAACTCTCCATTTTCCCGCCTAACAACGGTACCAACGGCGCGAAAGCTACGCAACGGCTTAGGTGGCAAAGATTCGTGTGTCGATCACTGCTTCGCTTGTCCTAAGGACTTTGTTCTGACTAGCCTGCGGGAATGAACTGACGCTATGATGCTGACAATGGAGGTTAAGTCGCTCCAGATCGTTTCTGAGAGCATGTTCTTGAGTCTTTAGGCTGGAAAAGAGACTTGCGCTGCAACTTGCCTCTATCTCGAAGAGCATGACGTTGCGTTGCCGCCTTCTCATCGTTTAGACAGCTCGCCATCCAGCTTAATTCCGGCAACGAGCTCAGACCAACAAAGTGTTCCCTGATGATTGAAGCTATGTGTCGGGTCGCAACTTCGGTGCGGGCCGAGTTTCTCAGCCAGTTGGCTTTAAATAAATGTTCTCCATACTCGTAGTCGTAAAGGCTCGTCGTTCAAAGGCGCCACAATGACTTGCTTCGCGACTCGGTGCAGTGTCATGCAGGAACGACAATTGGCTCGACTCCCAGCCTGTAGTCTCATGAGCGCGTGTCTGAGATGCAATGCAAGCTTGCAAAGGTCTCAGATGTTGTCCGCCTCCGATCTCGCTCCGCACGAAGGCTTCTTGGTTTTGATGAGCGTGTCTTTGAATACCTGGACCGTGTCCACGAAGCTAGCGACGCAAGACTGCGGAATGGTTGTAAGTCAATGGTCAGCTGAATCGAAAAAAATTGATCATATCATGGCGCCTGGGGAACCTGGGGATGCGCGCATGTACAATCTCGTTTTCCGTCATCTTTGATCTTCCTGACAAGCGTCAATTGTTCCTCTACCCCGTTCAGAGTTTTGCAAGCTGGCAAACGGACTAGATTGTCACTCCCAAGTGCATAAAAAGGTAGAGGTATGCGTTGCAAGTTTGTCGCAAATCTGACCTGTACATATAGATGGCCGGCCTTTGGGGTATACACAGCAGCGACGGTGCGAGACGTCGATTTGCCCGTTCAAGAGCCAGTTCTCGAGCCTGGTGAGAGCCCAACCGCTTGCCCATGTCTGAGTTGACAGTTAATCTGTATCCTTGTGGACTGGCAAGACTAGGAATCCGTATCACGGTTTCGACTCTAAAGTATTGTTCCCAAACTAAACGGCGCGTCTCATCCATACAGCGAAAAACGTGGGACAGAACAGTATCCGGTGTTGCTAGGGTGTCTGCGGCAGGGGTAGCTCTGGTAGTCTTCCCTTAGATTTGGCATTCTCGAATAGCGCCCTCACCGTCGTGTTCCGCTTGTGCCCCGGCCGGCTAACAGGGAAGCTTTGGCATTCTGGCACATTGGTTCTCAAGAGCCTCCGGGGCGGTCTGAGTATAGCCCAAAGGCTCGTCTGTGCGCCGGATACCGTCCCGTCACCGTCAGGAACCACTATTGCCTTGAGCCTGTTGGGTGCCAGACGCTGTGCTGCTGGTCTAAATTTGGTGTGAGTGCTCCATTCTTCCTGGAAGCTACAATCGTCTCAGCGTAGTCGGCCGGCGCCGGTAGCAAGGGTTGACAGCAGAAGATCCCTAATTGAGGCTGCATCCCAGCCTCGGGCGATTTCCCACCTGTGTCGTGATGTGCTTCGTACTGAAGCGGCTGTGGGGTTTGATATTTGATTTTCTATTATTGCTTCGTTCTCCGTAAGTTCTCCTTAAAGGTGCCAAGATGACCGTGGGAAATGGACGTTGCGCCGTCAGGCAGTAGATGCTTGTAGGTACCGTTGTTGGTTCGCCCTGTGTAGCTTGATTCGTCACTGGCCAATCTTCCCGATGGTTGGTTTTCTGTGGTCTGCTGTCACGGAGCTGCTGACGAGGGCGTGTTAGCGTTCCATACTGAGCTACCAACAGGGGCAATGTGGTTCTAGCTGGCATATTAAGACAGAGCGCCGCGGATCCTGTTCCTGTGCCGTCCCGGCAAGGCGGGAGGAACAGTCTAGGCTCTCTAGAGTATCGGTAGACTAGTGGTGGACGTAGAGAAAGGGGAGGTTCTCATCGTGGGAATGTTTGGGGGACGTGGGCGGGAAAAGGAGTTAGCTGCGCCTCGCCAAAGCCCTCTCTGGTACCATGTCACCATGTCTCTGCCAGGCATGTTAGAGAGGATCTCGGGGAAGGTGCTAAGCTCTGGAAGTGGCATGCTGTGACTGGGGTGTCTCATCAAAAAAATTGGTCAGATGATGGACAAGATTTTCAAGGAGCTGGGCATCCGTAACCCGTAGGTCGGCTCGGTTCAAGCATCCCTGGAAAGAGCGAGGAGGGCAAGTGCAGACAGGTCCGAAGTAGCTCTCACTTTCTTTTCTCAAAGACGGAACTGAAAGCGTGCAATGACTGTCGCCTGCCGGGGCACTGATACGAGTTGAGCAAGAGTCGTGGGGGGTTCGTTTGCCAAAAAGGAAGCAACGCCTGAGTTACCTAATAAGCACCTTGGCGGTTCAGGTTGAGGAGGGTAGCCACGTAAAAGTCGAAAGCACTTGCTACCCTGATGTTTCCCAGCATTTTTCCTTTCGGCTTTCTGTCCTATCTTTTCTAGACCTCAGAAATGCCACTTGAATTTTGCCTATTTTTTTCAAATGCATCAGAAAGGATTCGTTTGTGTTGATGAGTTTCCATCCCATCTGGATTCGACTATAAACGGGGCGCGACGATCATGCCGGCAGTAACACGGGTCGTCCCTTTCACAAGGGCCAAGCGCCTGGAGTCCCGACGGGAGTCTGGAGCTCAAGTGTGGACTCGCAGCTTTCACGATCCGCAGCCGCCAAACCGCTGGCCACATTTTTCACGATGCCGCCCCTAAAAGGCTCCATTCCGCCCCGAAACGGCAATGGTCCATTTGTAACGTGCACCCAAGCCAAAAACCTTAACCAACGTCTGCCGAAAACATGGGGTGGAAGCACAGGCCACTCACTTTGGTTTCTCTCCCGTCTTCTTCCCGGTATTCGATCAAGTTTGTTGTGCTTCGAGATGCTCGGCCACTCGATAACCATAAGCTTCAATATCGACATGACTGAGATCAAGGATACCATCAAGGCCAAGACATACCGCCACAGTTTTAGCTCGCCTCTTTGCCTCGGGCCTGTTCTTGTGGCTCCTCCGCTACGAGTAAGGCACCACAGCTTCGAGACACACAAATATGTATAATCGAGGAAGCGCATCTCGAGGGGAGAGGTCTCGAACCTCGGATACGAATACACAGATGTCGGTAAACACGGTGTGTCTATCAAAAGAACCCTGTTCACCGTATCCTCAGACCCGACAGGCTTGCCACGCGGCTATCAGTCGTGATGCAGGGCGCCACGCATGAACCGTCGACAACCTTAGGTTCGTCAAGCGCCGTTGACTTCTTGGATAGGGACAGTGTTTCCGTCGTTGTCGAAACCCCGTCCGCAAATTTCCATTACTTTCATGGAGGTTTCCATCGCTGCAGGACGGTCTTGCGAGCACGAGCACGTACGAGGCTCTGTCGCAAAGTCGATCCGTTCTGCAGGGATTGAGATGACACCTCTTCCGCATAAAAGCTCCGATCGACCCAAACTAGAATGACAAGTGACAAGTCATCCAGAGAAGCACATGAAGAGCCGATATTGGTATTCGCTCACGTTGTTGCATTCGCCTGGTAGGCTAGTCGTTATTGCCATGCAGCTCTGCAACCTACCCTCACCGGTTGTCCACCGCTTCACTTGTCTCGCTGCGGGACAGACAGTGAATGCGTGGCAAGCAATCCAGACAGCTTCTCGATAATTGTTGCCGTCAATTGCACCTAAAAAATCATACTTAGCCACAATCATCACTCTACCTGCTGGCATCATATTGTGCTGGCACCACAGCCCGTGAATCCTTAATAACATTAGGATTTCAAACTGGCAACTCCAGCAATGCGTTCTTTCTGTCCCCATCCCCAGCTAGAGTGGCAGGAAATGCCACAAGAAACTGATCATGAGCAATCTCAAGTTGTTCAGAACTTCAGGTAGCAGCCCGCGGACCAGGGCGTTGAGACGGCGAATGAATACTCCTGATTGATCTCAATGACATTTAGCAAGCGTCTTACTTGAATCCTCGATACCCGCCGCGTCCCGGTCGTACCCTTCTCATTGATCTTGTGGTTCTGTCTTGGTCCAGAACAGGGCATCTGAGGCGCTGAATTACTAGGCGAGAAGCACCTTTTTCGCCAGTCGTCTGACTGACTGCTTGCTACCCTCTACTTCCAAGGTATACACAAAGATTCCGGTATCAGATCAGGACAGGCTCACGAATTGTCACCATGCCAAACGAAGCGTACGGACCTAAAAGTCGCAAGTAGTCGTGGCGggcgcgggggggggggccctTGCAGACCGACGAATATCCAAAGTTGCGCCGAACAGAAGACGGTGAAGTTTTCTGTCTTTCCCAGTTACATCCCACGCCCGTCCCCCACACCGACGGCGACTTGCCCACGCCCACCCCCCTGCTATATTTACATTAGGACGGAAAAAAAAATCTCGAAACAATCACACGACGGAGAGAGACCTTCTCGAAGCCTGCGCAAACCCAGGGCTTCCCCGTCTCCACCCATGCATGGTTGGGGATATCCCCGTGTCCACTCCGGGGGCCGCTTCcgtggggggggggagcAGCCTAATCCATTCCCGTCGCAGGTTTCCGCAACCTCACCGCCAGCATCTTTCGAAAATTCGGTCATTTCCATCAGTTGGAGGTTCTGTTGTCTTCCCGCATCCTTCTGAATGACTCTTGTGGGGAGCTTTTCACTGCAACACATTAGATGCAAAGCATGGGGCTTCCCAGCGCAGCCGGGGAGCCTTGACCCCTGCGTTCCGGGCGGTCAGTACTCCGTAAAGAAACTTGAATCATGGTATGTATGATGGTGCAGGTGTAGACGTAGGTGATTGTGCATTACCAAAACACGTGACTCTCGGTGAGCCACTGGAGCAGTTGATGCCATCACGACATGAGCAAAAGCTTTAAACCACTACTCAAATTAATAACAGGAAGtaaaaagagttcaccccTCCCGGTGCTGAACTgggggctacatctcttggtGCTCATGCTGGGATTCGAACTCGGGTACTCTCGCTAAGCCTTTCGTCGAGTAGGCTGGTTAGCGTGTATAATTGATTGTCGACCTTTAACCACTCCACTACCCAGccagtttgacctgacccgTCGACCTAGACGGGCGCCTGCTGGCTGGTGACGGGAATGGGATTGAGGGGGGGTATATACCCTTCTTCCCTCCAGGTCGTGGCCATAAACAGTGTGGGACGGGAAGGTACGGTCGAGCCTCCACGGTATACAGTTACGTGGGTTGCGTAAACCGTATAATCAGTTCGTATATTCCTTCCAATGAGGTGCCAAGCCTCTAGGCTTTCGAGAATAATAAAACCGAGGCTTCTTCCTGCCTCCCCAGCCTCTCCAGCCTTGGGCTTATGTATACTCATGCTGTAATGCCCAGGGAGCGATCCCGGGGATCGGCCTAAGACTGCTATACGGATAGCTTGTTGCAAGACGACGTGTCTTTCAATGTTAACTAATCCATTAGCTTATACGCAGGATCTGCTCAAGCTGAAACTCCGCTTTCATCTATATCAATCGGCACATGGCAATGGACGTCGTTCTTTTCTCTAAGAAGGTATCGACGGCAAGCTAGAGGAAGGTGGAAATACAGCTCTTCACCGAACTTCATCATCTTTGAACGTTCTGAGTAGcttgcttttttttttttttgtatATTAGGTTCGTATAGGTCGAGTCTGGTATGATATATCGTCTATGTACTCTTGATCTCTTGCCGGAGCTTGGTCGGGCCAGAAGGCGGGCGACCTTTAGAGCTTAGAGCTTAAACCTTTCCAGGTGCACTCGGACAAGGTCTTCATCTTTCGACAACGATCTAGTGGCCACCTTTTTTGGTTCGACGGGATGTCGAGACCGAATCGTTCTGCAGAAACGAATAACAAAGCACGGTACAATCAGGGCCAAGGTTGAGATTGATTGACGTTCGATACATTGTTCGGATCTCACTTGAAGGGAGACGGGAAGCAATGTGCCGCGGAGTACGATCATACACCGAGGCTCCTTGCATCCAGTGCGTTCGCCTCGTCATAACGAGTCGAGTATAAGGGAAAAAAAGGGCGAGGACCTGGCCGTGAAAAAGATCCAATGTCCCCACTGTCAGTGAACCCAGATTGGGTCCTCCCTATCTTGTGTCTGCTCTATGTG encodes:
- a CDS encoding short-chain dehydrogenase, whose translation is MAAARSAFRLTARFAPRVAIRSQAARPFSVSARAFKSDVVSEKEVPVSVYAPDAKGTGQSDHFSIPVREHDSRPPTESPVPGPENDDVVPLTRKTFDSMPPMMQKLSVMGKTIVVTGGARGLGNYMARACAEAGAKALVIFDANQELGDEAAAELHQKTGLPVTFFKVDVRDGAAINAAVDSVVELYGAPDVLVNSAGIADSNIKAETYDPAMFRRLIDINLTGSFLMSQAVGRAMMKAGKPGSIILVASMSGSIVNYPQEQSCYNASKAGVIQFGKSLAAEWAKYNIRVNCISPGYMDTALNRVPALDAQKKIWKSLTPQDRLGAVDDLNGLCVFLASDASSFMTGSNVIIDGGYTCY